A region from the Stygiolobus caldivivus genome encodes:
- a CDS encoding protein-lysine N-methyltransferase codes for MSYVPHVPYVPTPEKVVKRMLEIAGAGPEDIVYDLGCGDGRIIVTAAKDFHVKKAVGVEINDERIKEAIENIKRNGVEGIAHVVKGNFFEVDISEATVVTMFLLTNVNEMLMPKLQKELKPGTRIVSHEFEMRGWKPKEVVKVEDGNMTHLVYLYVIGET; via the coding sequence GTGAGTTACGTTCCACATGTACCATACGTACCAACGCCAGAGAAAGTAGTAAAAAGAATGCTAGAAATAGCTGGAGCAGGACCTGAAGATATAGTATACGACCTAGGATGTGGAGATGGGAGGATAATTGTTACCGCAGCTAAGGACTTTCACGTGAAAAAAGCCGTAGGAGTAGAGATAAATGATGAGAGAATAAAAGAAGCCATAGAAAATATAAAGAGAAATGGGGTAGAAGGAATAGCCCATGTTGTTAAGGGGAATTTCTTTGAAGTAGACATATCAGAAGCCACGGTAGTTACTATGTTTTTACTGACAAATGTTAATGAAATGCTAATGCCAAAGCTTCAGAAAGAACTTAAGCCTGGTACTAGAATAGTATCCCATGAATTCGAAATGAGGGGATGGAAACCTAAAGAGGTTGTAAAAGTAGAGGACGGAAATATGACACACCTTGTGTACTTATATGTTATTGGTGAAACTTGA
- a CDS encoding glycosyltransferase family 4 protein, translating to MNIFVIANIFNTSGVYTHIKNVTEHLVKLGHSVTLYTPYFLIDPSRRKVLEELKGVQIHPLVYSNLEKVSKTQIRTFSYFISSHLVYLNWNNLGLDRKILDELPKFDIVYDMHEDSVTLRLSYHVAKKAGKPLVKLLHDEPFRNSFGRGYRHFYGIKGWVYDSMMYFFYKFDKEAFLRSIKDGVLRGIAGVSPSSFFYSGLDKISRKYNIITKVYKPGNAFDKEKVAKYRKTRNKENYAVYFARLVPQKGLYELPKIADKLETKIVVCGRLYNERDRKFLDNKKIEYKGYVLIEDLYKIVANAKVLIYPSHQDGFSLVVLDALALGTTVAAYDIPAVRFVYGGLKPVKVVKEYDTYSLSKTANEVIRMNDDEYESEHEDEKVRQFLDMHSSWENVAKETEAFLLNFVKP from the coding sequence ATGAATATTTTTGTTATTGCAAACATTTTTAACACGTCTGGAGTTTATACTCACATAAAAAATGTAACTGAGCATCTGGTTAAACTAGGCCACTCAGTTACCCTTTATACTCCATATTTTTTAATTGACCCTTCAAGAAGAAAAGTCTTAGAGGAATTAAAAGGTGTCCAAATACACCCTTTAGTCTACTCTAACCTAGAGAAAGTGAGTAAAACTCAAATCAGGACTTTTAGTTATTTTATCTCTTCTCATTTAGTTTATTTAAATTGGAATAATCTTGGATTGGATAGAAAAATATTAGACGAATTGCCTAAATTCGACATAGTATATGATATGCATGAAGATTCTGTAACATTACGGTTGTCCTATCACGTAGCTAAGAAAGCTGGTAAACCTCTGGTAAAGCTACTTCATGATGAACCTTTCAGGAACTCGTTTGGAAGAGGATATAGACACTTTTATGGGATTAAAGGTTGGGTTTATGACAGTATGATGTATTTCTTTTATAAGTTTGATAAGGAGGCGTTCTTAAGATCTATTAAGGACGGGGTCTTAAGAGGTATCGCAGGTGTATCTCCTTCCTCTTTTTTCTATTCTGGTCTGGATAAGATTTCGAGGAAATATAATATTATAACCAAGGTCTATAAGCCCGGTAATGCTTTTGATAAAGAAAAAGTAGCTAAGTATAGAAAAACAAGGAACAAGGAAAATTATGCGGTGTATTTTGCGAGATTAGTCCCTCAAAAAGGTCTATATGAACTCCCTAAAATAGCTGATAAGCTTGAGACTAAAATAGTAGTTTGTGGGAGACTTTATAATGAAAGAGATAGAAAGTTTCTTGACAACAAAAAAATAGAATATAAAGGATACGTCTTGATTGAAGACCTGTATAAAATTGTTGCTAATGCAAAAGTCCTAATTTATCCTTCTCATCAAGACGGATTTTCATTGGTCGTCTTAGATGCTTTAGCATTAGGTACTACGGTAGCGGCATACGATATACCAGCAGTTAGGTTTGTTTACGGAGGTCTAAAGCCGGTTAAAGTCGTAAAGGAGTACGATACATATAGCCTATCTAAAACTGCTAACGAGGTTATAAGGATGAATGATGATGAGTATGAAAGTGAGCATGAAGATGAAAAAGTGCGTCAATTTTTAGATATGCATTCCAGTTGGGAAAACGTTGCTAAAGAGACTGAAGCGTTTTTGTTAAACTTCGTGAAACCTTGA
- a CDS encoding phosphoglycolate phosphatase: MRLILVDVDGTLTLDRDTYLLELDAIKALREIQKSGFKVGIVSGNSYPVLRALYTYLGFNGGIVAENGCVVYYEKLYEVCEKINKDLIAEFERLFNVKGSWQNVYKCCDLTFTPPYLTNEMVKWAKGRGLYIRTSGYAIHVSKSKKGKGDGVRFLISLLGVSKGDVIGIGDSSTDIEFLEEVGFKVVVGNGEEEVKKLGNYITREKSGKGVVEFVNKLIKGDIDGGIRGAGI, encoded by the coding sequence TTGAGACTCATACTGGTAGACGTAGATGGAACTTTAACATTAGATAGGGATACGTATCTCCTAGAGTTAGATGCTATAAAAGCTTTAAGGGAGATCCAGAAAAGTGGGTTTAAAGTGGGTATTGTTAGCGGTAATTCTTATCCGGTACTAAGAGCGCTCTATACCTATCTAGGTTTTAATGGGGGGATAGTGGCTGAAAACGGATGCGTAGTGTATTATGAAAAACTATATGAAGTGTGCGAGAAAATAAATAAAGATTTAATAGCTGAATTTGAAAGATTATTTAACGTAAAAGGAAGCTGGCAAAACGTGTACAAATGTTGCGATTTGACGTTTACTCCTCCTTATCTGACTAATGAAATGGTAAAGTGGGCGAAAGGTAGAGGTCTGTATATTAGAACTAGTGGTTATGCGATACATGTTTCTAAGTCTAAAAAGGGAAAGGGAGATGGAGTGAGGTTCTTAATCTCCCTTTTAGGTGTGAGTAAAGGTGATGTAATAGGCATAGGGGATTCTAGCACAGATATAGAGTTTTTGGAAGAGGTAGGTTTTAAGGTAGTGGTAGGAAATGGAGAAGAGGAAGTAAAAAAATTAGGAAACTATATAACTAGGGAGAAAAGTGGAAAAGGAGTAGTGGAGTTTGTGAATAAATTAATTAAAGGTGATATAGATGGAGGAATTAGAGGAGCTGGTATATAA
- a CDS encoding DUF2286 domain-containing protein — protein MKVLVLRSEDGNITKKELVEGEFDKVLRDIASNALKEWNENSSDFTIMRDMYEVKIPLPLKPNVYEIIKNYLKSRTKTEAVAEIPVYIISFDNRWMDSDYRDMKVYVVSPYIDENIEKELTDYAVQATSQKPLDLEEEEEEE, from the coding sequence ATGAAAGTGCTTGTGTTAAGGAGCGAGGACGGAAATATAACGAAAAAAGAACTTGTCGAAGGAGAATTCGATAAGGTGTTGCGTGATATAGCGTCAAATGCCTTAAAGGAATGGAATGAAAACTCTTCAGACTTTACTATAATGAGGGATATGTACGAAGTTAAAATACCGCTTCCTCTAAAGCCTAATGTATATGAAATTATAAAGAATTATCTTAAATCTAGGACTAAAACCGAAGCCGTAGCAGAAATACCAGTTTATATAATAAGTTTCGATAATAGATGGATGGATTCTGATTATAGAGATATGAAAGTATATGTTGTATCTCCTTACATAGATGAGAACATTGAGAAAGAGCTTACAGATTACGCTGTCCAAGCCACCTCTCAGAAACCTCTAGATTTAGAAGAAGAAGAGGAAGAAGAATAA
- the pgsA gene encoding archaetidylinositol phosphate synthase — MITRIRRQSKKLLQPIAKLFVKSGVTANTITIAGLFLSFLYLLVIFIYKNPLLGILLISFSAFMDALDGEVARLTRTAGVKGSFIDSSLDRIEDINYLLGLLVLGFSPLIVSLLIGLSLVIPYLRAKGESLGLTKIEGRGIIERGERIIFIIVTLFLGFFSFKIAFIFLIIFCLLSAITVIQRFYYIYRSLP, encoded by the coding sequence GTGATAACGAGGATAAGAAGACAGTCAAAGAAGTTACTTCAGCCAATAGCAAAGCTTTTTGTAAAGTCCGGAGTGACCGCCAATACTATAACTATTGCGGGACTCTTCTTGTCGTTTTTATACTTATTAGTTATTTTTATTTATAAAAATCCTCTGCTCGGAATCCTGTTAATTTCGTTTTCGGCCTTTATGGACGCATTAGACGGGGAAGTAGCAAGGTTAACTAGAACTGCTGGAGTTAAAGGCAGTTTTATAGATAGTAGTTTAGATAGAATTGAGGACATAAATTACCTTTTAGGTCTTTTAGTCCTCGGTTTTTCACCCTTGATAGTAAGTCTGCTAATAGGTTTGTCATTAGTAATACCCTATCTAAGGGCTAAAGGTGAATCGTTAGGTCTAACTAAAATTGAAGGTAGGGGAATAATAGAAAGGGGAGAGAGAATAATATTCATTATAGTTACGCTTTTCTTAGGTTTCTTTTCCTTTAAAATCGCCTTTATATTCCTCATAATATTCTGCTTATTATCAGCAATAACGGTAATCCAGAGGTTTTATTATATTTATAGAAGTTTACCGTAA
- a CDS encoding DNA primase regulatory subunit PriL, whose product MALIDYSKYPFLKSLEDELSKYGSSVTIKDLLSTSKEKLMEARTRIENVIRDKQNLPYSKLHGDTVLVFYLSILILSALGSKIITEKFIESEVNLFKQELKFEQPSVVIEIGKILGININNEEGLELREIQNGKKIKIIRLPYSIPFLDYLKYTIELRKKDDRYSLRKHILSKGNVYIDKEELIDLVVERIKDRMSSIVKQTQLTDLPDEIKKMADNIRGRKTPPCMLELMKKKDNLSDEEKKIIITYLIDIGSEVEGFTDEYKKLRNNKYIVYSCQKLKEKGLCVNECGVINPLQLYYGKLL is encoded by the coding sequence TTGGCTCTTATTGATTACTCAAAATATCCTTTCTTAAAGAGCTTAGAAGACGAGCTAAGTAAATATGGTAGCTCAGTTACTATTAAGGACCTATTATCTACAAGCAAGGAAAAGCTTATGGAAGCAAGAACAAGGATAGAGAATGTAATCCGAGACAAACAAAATCTCCCTTACTCTAAACTTCATGGTGATACTGTTTTAGTATTCTATCTATCTATCCTGATCTTGTCTGCCCTAGGGAGTAAGATTATTACGGAAAAGTTTATCGAAAGTGAGGTAAATCTATTTAAGCAGGAGTTAAAATTTGAACAGCCCTCTGTGGTAATAGAAATAGGTAAGATATTAGGGATTAATATTAATAATGAGGAAGGATTAGAATTACGTGAGATACAAAACGGCAAAAAAATAAAGATAATCAGGCTTCCTTATTCTATCCCTTTTTTAGACTATTTAAAATATACGATAGAATTAAGGAAAAAAGACGATAGATATAGTCTGCGTAAACATATACTTTCTAAAGGAAATGTTTACATAGATAAGGAAGAGCTAATAGACTTAGTTGTTGAAAGGATAAAAGATAGAATGAGTAGTATAGTAAAGCAAACCCAACTAACTGACTTACCAGATGAGATCAAGAAAATGGCAGATAATATAAGAGGTAGAAAGACACCCCCGTGCATGTTAGAACTTATGAAGAAAAAAGATAATCTCTCTGATGAAGAGAAAAAGATAATCATAACTTACCTTATTGACATAGGGTCAGAGGTAGAGGGATTTACTGACGAGTATAAAAAGCTTAGAAATAACAAGTACATAGTGTATTCGTGTCAGAAATTAAAAGAGAAAGGGCTATGTGTAAATGAGTGTGGAGTAATTAATCCTTTACAGCTATATTACGGTAAACTTCTATAA
- the rpl7ae gene encoding 50S ribosomal protein L7Ae — translation MSKPTYVKFEVPQDLAEKVLEAVKKARETGKVKKGTNETTKAIERGQAKLVVIAEDVQPEEIVAHLPLLCEEKKIPYVYVPSKKSLGEACNLQVAAAAAAIIDPGEAKEMVDEIIKRVEGLKGQSS, via the coding sequence ATGTCAAAACCAACTTATGTAAAATTCGAAGTTCCGCAAGATTTGGCAGAGAAGGTATTGGAAGCTGTTAAAAAAGCTAGGGAAACCGGAAAAGTTAAGAAAGGTACTAATGAGACTACTAAAGCAATAGAAAGGGGCCAAGCAAAACTAGTTGTTATAGCTGAAGATGTTCAACCAGAAGAAATAGTAGCTCACTTGCCTCTACTTTGTGAGGAAAAAAAGATTCCGTATGTATATGTTCCCTCTAAGAAATCGCTAGGAGAAGCTTGTAACCTTCAAGTTGCAGCAGCTGCGGCGGCTATCATAGACCCTGGAGAAGCTAAAGAGATGGTAGATGAAATAATAAAGAGGGTAGAAGGATTAAAAGGCCAATCAAGTTAA
- a CDS encoding glutamate--tRNA ligase, translating to MEELEELVYKYALQNAVKHDGKANVNAVVSKIFSERGDLRSRAKEIVELTKKIVDKVNSMSINDQINELKEKYPEMLEEKKKEETVKKTLPPISVKGSLVTRFAPNPDGPLHLGNARAAIISYQYASMYNGKFILRFDDTDPKVKKPIREAYDWIREDLKWLGIKWDLEVRASARLEIYYKYARELIQKGHAYVDTCKEEEFKEKRDKGEPCPNRLRDASYNLDLFEKMLQGEFKEGEAVVRLKTDLTLPDPSQRDWVLLRIIDVKANPHPIEGDKYWLWPTYNFASAIDDHELGITHIFRGKEHAVNAEKQKWVYNYLRWTYPEVHEFGRLKLEGFMMSKSKIRTALDRGSGIDDPRLPTLAGLRRRGILPDTVKEIIITVGLKVTDATISFDNIASINRKKLDLTAKRLMFVPSPREFEIELPDKMTAKIPYHPSDPSNYREITVSPHDKVVIDSEDAKEKVLRLMELCNVVVEGDRLIYHSRSVEDARKINAKIVQWTKKSEAVDIVVYIADPNSGIREIHGLGEKSIAQLRENDIVQFIRFGFVRVDKKEEEGNRVKIHAIFSHE from the coding sequence ATGGAGGAATTAGAGGAGCTGGTATATAAATATGCATTACAAAACGCAGTAAAACATGATGGTAAAGCTAATGTAAACGCCGTAGTTAGTAAAATCTTTTCGGAAAGAGGAGATTTGAGGTCTAGAGCCAAGGAGATCGTCGAACTAACTAAGAAAATAGTGGATAAGGTAAATTCGATGAGTATTAACGACCAGATAAACGAGCTTAAGGAAAAATACCCAGAGATGCTTGAGGAAAAAAAGAAAGAGGAAACAGTAAAGAAAACGCTCCCGCCAATTTCAGTTAAAGGGTCACTAGTTACGCGATTTGCTCCTAACCCGGACGGTCCGTTACATTTAGGAAACGCTAGGGCTGCAATAATTTCCTATCAGTACGCCTCGATGTATAATGGGAAATTTATCCTCAGGTTTGATGATACTGACCCTAAGGTAAAGAAACCTATTAGAGAGGCTTATGATTGGATAAGGGAAGACTTAAAATGGCTAGGCATAAAGTGGGACTTAGAAGTTAGAGCCTCAGCTCGTTTAGAGATTTATTATAAATATGCTAGGGAACTTATTCAGAAAGGACATGCTTATGTAGACACGTGTAAAGAAGAGGAGTTTAAGGAGAAGAGGGATAAGGGCGAACCTTGCCCTAACAGGCTGAGAGATGCTTCCTATAATCTTGATTTATTCGAGAAAATGTTACAAGGTGAATTTAAAGAGGGAGAGGCTGTAGTTAGGTTAAAGACAGATCTAACCCTACCAGATCCGTCCCAAAGGGACTGGGTATTGCTTAGGATTATAGATGTAAAAGCTAATCCTCATCCTATTGAAGGTGATAAATACTGGTTATGGCCTACCTATAATTTTGCCAGTGCGATAGATGACCACGAGCTTGGTATAACACATATTTTTAGGGGGAAAGAACATGCAGTTAACGCAGAAAAACAGAAATGGGTATATAACTACCTGAGATGGACCTACCCTGAAGTCCATGAATTCGGTAGGCTCAAACTAGAAGGATTTATGATGAGTAAATCTAAGATTAGAACAGCATTAGATAGAGGATCTGGTATAGATGACCCGCGGCTACCTACACTAGCAGGGCTAAGGAGGAGAGGTATTTTACCTGATACTGTGAAAGAAATAATCATTACGGTAGGTCTTAAAGTTACTGATGCCACTATAAGTTTTGATAATATAGCTTCTATAAATAGGAAAAAGCTGGATCTAACAGCTAAGAGGCTGATGTTTGTCCCCAGCCCTAGGGAGTTTGAAATCGAATTACCAGATAAAATGACCGCTAAGATCCCATATCACCCTTCAGACCCGTCAAATTATCGTGAAATTACTGTAAGTCCCCACGATAAGGTAGTGATCGATTCTGAAGACGCCAAAGAAAAAGTCCTCAGGTTAATGGAGCTCTGTAACGTGGTAGTTGAAGGTGATAGACTAATCTATCACAGTAGGAGTGTTGAGGATGCTAGGAAAATAAATGCTAAAATTGTACAATGGACTAAGAAGAGCGAAGCTGTGGATATAGTAGTTTATATTGCGGATCCTAATTCAGGGATAAGAGAAATTCATGGGTTAGGAGAAAAATCAATAGCCCAGCTTAGAGAGAATGATATAGTCCAGTTTATTAGGTTTGGTTTCGTTAGAGTAGATAAGAAGGAGGAAGAAGGTAATAGAGTAAAAATTCATGCTATATTTTCACATGAGTAA
- a CDS encoding HD domain-containing protein, with protein MKKVFDEVHGYITLNDLETKIVDSPIFQRLRRIKQTSLAYLVYPGAMHTRFSHSLGSFHLSQKIGEKLRQNGILTDEELSVLRISSLLHDIGQFPFSHAIEPLYLQYNISNKVLRSEIIRNDAELEEIFEEYSVNTDKILEIYNGENTFSSIIDSDVDVDRMDYLIRDSRHTGVQLGNLDLDRLIDTISYGEDNNILVLEKGLYSLENFYISRLHMYQAVYYHKTILGYELYLRNIYKQIVDICCSELFDEKYIKKSVNDGSIAYWDDEWIFSKLYEVLSDYNISDNLKMQVKNFLNRNGPKVVFEEVSFDKLTTPLEELVGKLERYGIPREAIFPFEEKIKIIDKNKIKVFSKGKYKMLKDFSNTLLNVVPEYINISRIYVDYKFVNRARDLLS; from the coding sequence ATGAAAAAAGTGTTTGATGAAGTTCACGGCTATATAACCTTGAATGACCTTGAAACCAAGATAGTGGACTCACCTATTTTTCAAAGGTTACGAAGGATAAAACAAACTAGTCTTGCCTACCTTGTTTACCCTGGTGCTATGCATACACGCTTTAGCCATTCTCTAGGGAGTTTCCACTTATCACAAAAAATTGGTGAAAAGTTAAGGCAGAACGGTATTCTGACGGATGAGGAACTCAGTGTCTTACGTATATCATCATTACTACATGATATAGGCCAATTTCCCTTTAGTCATGCAATAGAACCCCTTTATCTACAATATAATATAAGTAATAAAGTGCTCAGGAGTGAAATAATACGTAATGACGCTGAGTTAGAAGAAATTTTTGAAGAGTATTCAGTTAATACTGACAAGATCCTAGAGATATACAATGGCGAAAATACTTTTTCTAGCATTATAGATAGCGATGTAGATGTAGATCGTATGGACTATTTAATAAGGGATTCAAGACACACCGGTGTCCAATTAGGAAATTTAGACTTAGATAGACTAATAGATACCATTAGTTATGGAGAAGATAATAACATATTAGTACTAGAGAAAGGTCTCTATAGCCTAGAAAATTTTTACATCTCTCGACTTCATATGTATCAAGCTGTTTATTATCATAAGACTATTTTGGGTTATGAGTTGTATTTAAGAAATATATATAAGCAGATAGTCGATATTTGCTGCTCGGAATTATTTGATGAAAAATATATAAAGAAGAGTGTGAATGATGGTTCTATAGCTTATTGGGACGATGAATGGATTTTCTCAAAACTATATGAGGTTTTATCTGACTATAACATTTCAGACAATCTAAAAATGCAAGTGAAAAACTTTCTCAATAGAAATGGACCTAAAGTAGTATTTGAAGAGGTTTCGTTTGATAAGTTAACTACACCGCTTGAAGAGTTGGTTGGTAAGCTTGAAAGGTATGGAATTCCTAGAGAAGCCATATTTCCATTTGAAGAGAAAATAAAGATCATTGATAAAAATAAGATAAAAGTCTTCTCTAAGGGGAAATATAAAATGCTCAAAGACTTTTCAAATACATTACTTAACGTAGTACCTGAGTATATAAATATTAGCAGGATCTACGTTGACTATAAATTTGTTAATAGGGCAAGGGATCTATTGAGTTGA
- a CDS encoding DNA-directed DNA polymerase I, producing the protein MAKQVTLFDFATTSKRKEEEKNTRQEQKQDNQQVDTPSKKEIVKKRATWINEVEEGKTYFLLQVDYDGKKGKAVCKLYDKSTGKIYVLYDNTNHKPYFLTDIEPDKVSRITKIVRDPSFDHLELVQKIDPYTGKYIKLTKVVTKDPLAVRRMRSSVPKAFEAHIKYFNNYVYDLGLIPGLPYAVKKGKLEPVKPDLKGEEVEEIKKAFADSDEMTKRTVEEWIPIFESEVPDVKRVGIDIEVYTPSKGRVPSPERAEYPIISIGLAGSDGLKKVLVLMRHDVSTEIPSKDISVETFQTERELLARFFDIVSDYPLILTFNGDDFDIPYIYFRALRLNFKEEEIPFDIVNDEGKFLPGIHIDLYKFFFNKAVRNYAFEGKYSEYNLDAVANALLGMSKVKLDTFISFLDLSKLVEYNFRDAEITLKLTTYSNNLVWKLIILLARISKLGLEELTRTEVSTWVKNLYYWEHRQLNWLIPLKEDILARSNEIKTAAVIKGKRYKGAVVIDPPAGVYFNVVVLDFASLYPSIIRNWNISYETVDNMECKKKEWIVDEQGQKLHFVCTDRPGITAVITGLLRDFRVKIYKKKAKQKGISEEQRSLYDVVQRAMKVFINATYGVFGAETFPLYAPAVAESVTAIGRYVITTTSQTTRSLGLQVLYGDTDSLFIHNPSKEKLEEIIKFVKEKFGLDLEVDKVYKFVAFSGLKKNYLGVYPDGKTDIKGMLAKKRNTPEFIKKEFNEVKALIASMNSPDDISKIKVELENKIKDIYNKLKNRGYNLDELAFRIMLSKPLDAYKKNTPQHVKAALQLRAYGVTVLPRDVILFVKVKNKDGVKPVQLSKLSEIDTDKYVEALRSTFEQILRAFNISWDEIVSTITIDSFFSKQK; encoded by the coding sequence ATGGCTAAACAAGTTACACTTTTTGATTTTGCAACTACTAGCAAGAGAAAAGAAGAAGAGAAGAATACTAGACAAGAACAAAAGCAAGATAACCAGCAAGTAGATACTCCTTCGAAAAAGGAGATAGTAAAGAAAAGGGCTACGTGGATAAATGAGGTGGAAGAGGGAAAAACGTATTTTTTACTGCAAGTTGACTACGATGGTAAAAAAGGAAAGGCTGTTTGTAAGCTTTACGATAAGAGCACCGGTAAGATTTATGTATTATACGATAATACGAATCACAAGCCATATTTCTTAACCGATATTGAGCCAGATAAAGTGAGCAGAATAACTAAGATCGTTAGGGATCCCTCCTTTGATCACCTAGAGTTAGTTCAAAAAATAGACCCGTATACGGGGAAATACATTAAGCTCACTAAAGTTGTGACTAAAGATCCGCTTGCAGTAAGGAGAATGAGGAGTTCGGTACCTAAAGCATTTGAAGCTCATATTAAGTATTTCAATAATTATGTATATGATTTAGGTCTGATTCCAGGTCTACCTTATGCCGTTAAGAAAGGAAAACTGGAGCCAGTAAAGCCTGATCTCAAGGGCGAGGAAGTCGAGGAAATAAAGAAGGCATTTGCAGATTCAGATGAAATGACAAAGAGAACTGTAGAGGAATGGATACCGATCTTTGAGAGTGAAGTACCGGATGTAAAGAGAGTGGGCATAGACATAGAAGTTTATACACCATCTAAAGGGAGGGTACCTTCTCCAGAGAGAGCTGAGTACCCTATTATTAGCATAGGTCTTGCTGGTAGTGATGGGCTCAAGAAAGTCCTTGTTTTAATGAGGCATGATGTAAGTACTGAGATACCGTCTAAAGATATTAGTGTAGAGACTTTTCAAACGGAACGTGAACTCTTGGCGCGGTTCTTTGACATAGTTTCAGACTACCCGCTTATTCTTACGTTTAACGGAGATGATTTCGATATACCGTATATTTACTTTAGGGCATTAAGGCTGAACTTTAAGGAAGAAGAAATACCTTTTGACATCGTTAATGACGAGGGAAAGTTCCTACCTGGAATTCATATTGATTTGTATAAGTTCTTCTTTAATAAAGCTGTGCGGAATTATGCTTTTGAAGGAAAATATAGTGAGTATAATCTTGATGCTGTGGCCAATGCTCTATTGGGCATGTCAAAGGTTAAGCTTGATACGTTTATAAGTTTCCTAGACTTAAGTAAATTGGTAGAGTATAATTTTAGAGACGCCGAAATTACTCTAAAACTTACAACTTATAGTAATAACCTAGTATGGAAATTAATTATTTTATTGGCAAGAATTTCTAAGCTAGGACTAGAGGAATTAACAAGGACAGAAGTATCTACATGGGTTAAGAATTTATACTATTGGGAACATAGGCAGCTAAATTGGCTAATACCGCTAAAGGAAGATATACTTGCAAGGTCTAATGAGATTAAAACAGCTGCTGTAATAAAGGGAAAGAGGTATAAAGGTGCTGTAGTAATTGATCCTCCCGCAGGGGTATACTTTAACGTAGTAGTATTAGATTTTGCGTCACTGTATCCATCTATAATCAGGAATTGGAATATCAGTTACGAGACTGTTGACAACATGGAATGTAAGAAGAAAGAATGGATAGTCGACGAGCAAGGACAAAAGCTCCATTTTGTCTGTACGGATAGACCTGGTATAACTGCTGTGATTACGGGATTACTTAGAGATTTTAGAGTCAAAATATATAAGAAAAAAGCTAAGCAAAAAGGTATTTCGGAGGAACAAAGGTCACTTTATGATGTGGTTCAAAGGGCTATGAAAGTGTTTATAAATGCCACCTACGGGGTGTTTGGTGCCGAGACTTTCCCGCTTTATGCGCCGGCGGTAGCAGAGAGTGTAACGGCAATAGGAAGGTATGTTATAACCACTACTTCGCAGACTACAAGGTCTCTGGGGTTACAAGTATTATATGGAGATACAGACTCGTTATTCATTCATAATCCTTCTAAAGAAAAACTAGAGGAAATAATAAAATTTGTAAAGGAAAAATTCGGTCTAGATTTAGAGGTAGATAAAGTTTATAAATTTGTAGCTTTCTCTGGGCTAAAGAAGAACTATCTAGGGGTTTATCCCGATGGAAAAACCGATATTAAAGGAATGTTAGCTAAGAAGCGCAATACACCAGAATTCATTAAGAAGGAGTTTAATGAGGTTAAGGCATTAATTGCTTCAATGAATTCGCCTGACGATATCTCTAAGATAAAGGTTGAATTAGAGAATAAAATAAAGGACATTTATAACAAACTAAAGAATAGAGGGTATAACTTAGATGAGTTAGCCTTTAGAATCATGCTGTCTAAACCTCTCGATGCTTACAAGAAAAATACTCCACAACACGTTAAAGCCGCTTTACAATTAAGAGCTTATGGCGTTACAGTCCTTCCCAGAGATGTTATTCTCTTTGTGAAGGTAAAAAATAAGGATGGGGTAAAGCCAGTTCAGTTATCTAAATTAAGTGAGATAGATACTGATAAGTATGTAGAAGCCCTAAGGAGTACGTTTGAACAGATCTTAAGGGCGTTCAATATAAGTTGGGATGAAATAGTCTCAACTATAACTATTGACTCATTTTTCTCTAAGCAAAAATAA